The Helianthus annuus cultivar XRQ/B chromosome 16, HanXRQr2.0-SUNRISE, whole genome shotgun sequence genome includes a window with the following:
- the LOC110916168 gene encoding pentatricopeptide repeat-containing protein At2g20540: MKSYSEPNDRKGNTPPVNMNTSLSSLKSLLDKCSKHENLITQIHAIAITSGLFHTHQIIACKLLNTYAKQLNNPTKAHKTFYQIHNPDIISWTCLMSLHLHAQQPFKTLSLFSDMITSTGFNPDGHCILAALSACGSVKNFLMGKMLHGMVVRYELDGEKVIVSNALIDLYSRVGRVDLGRKVFEMMGVKDVASWTSLVNGYVLCGDLVAAGQVFDEMPERNVVSWTAMIVGYVRGKDVVRGLKLFREMRMEGGGENRPTSITVVAVLSGCADVGALDFGGAVHAYVNKVADLVTDVSVNNALIDMYAKGGSLEFARKVFSKMSKKDVFSWTSLISGLALHGEGRAAVEVFNDMTCTKLFPNEITFLSVLSACSHGGLIKEGRFIFDTMVHTYGVKPTIKHYGCMMDLFCRAGHITEAMELIKKMPMKPDAVIWRSVLSACLIKQDLQLAETAAKKVVELEPNDDGVYMLLWNLYRLTNKWEDALTTRKLMRNRNIKKQPGCSWIEINGLVHEFTADGTMDQLAIDMQTLLEVLNGQSRLVHDVFIL, translated from the coding sequence ATGAAATCGTACTCTGAACCCAATGACAGGAAGGGGAACACCCCACCAGTTAATATGAACACCAGTTTGTCATCTCTAAAATCCTTACTAGACAAATGCAGCAAACACGAGAATCTCATCACCCAAATCCACGCTATCGCCATAACCTCAGGCCTCTTCCACACCCACCAAATCATCGCCTGCAAGCTCCTCAACACATACGCCAAACAACTCAACAACCCAACTAAAGCCCACAAAACATTCTATCAAATCCATAACCCAGACATAATCTCATGGACCTGTCTAATGTCCCTACATTTACACGCCCAACAACCCTTCAAAACACTCTCATTGTTCTCCGACATGATCACGTCAACCGGGTTCAACCCAGATGGCCATTGCATCCTGGCTGCACTTTCCGCTTGTGGCTCGGTTAAGAATTTCTTGATGGGGAAGATGCTTCATGGGATGGTGGTAAGATATGAGTTGGATGGTGAAAAGGTTATTGTTTCGAATGCATTGATCGATTTGTATAGTCGAGTTGGGCGGGTGGATTTGGGTAGGAAGGTGTTTGAGATGATGGGTGTCAAGGATGTTGCTTCTTGGACCAGTTTGGTTAATGGGTATGTGTTGTGTGGGGACCTTGTAGCTGCGGGtcaggtgttcgatgaaatgcctgaGAGAAATGTTGTTTCGTGGACTGCTATGATTGTGGGGTATGTTCGTGGTAAGGATGTTGTTCGTGGGTTGAAACTGTTTAGGGAGATGAGGATGGAAGGTGGTGGGGAAAATCGGCCGACTTCTATTACTGTTGTTGCTGTTCTTTCGGGTTGTGCTGATGTTGGTGCTCTTGATTTTGGTGGAGCGGTGCACGCGTATGTTAATAAGGTGGCGGATCTTGTTACGGATGTCTCAGTTAATAATGCGTTGATAGATATGTACGCGAAAGGCGGAAGCCTTGAGTTTGCGAGAAAAGTTTTCAGCAAAATGAGTAAAAAAGACGTTTTTTCTTGGACGAGTTTGATTTCAGGCTTGGCGCTGCACGGTGAAGGGAGGGCGGCAGTAGAAGTCTTTAATGATATGACGTGTACCAAGTTATTTCCGAATGAGATTACATTTCTGTCGGTTCTATCAGCTTGCAGTCATGGAGGACTAATTAAAGAAGGGCGATTTATATTCGACACGATGGTTCATACTTACGGTGTTAAACCGACAATTAAACACTACGGGTGTATGATGGATCTTTTTTGTCGGGCAGGGCATATAACCGAAGCAATGGAGTTGATCAAGAAAATGCCTATGAAACCGGATGCGGTTATTTGGAGGTCGGTTTTAAGTGCCTGTTTGATAAAACAAGACCTGCAATTAGCTGAAACAGCAGCAAAGAAAGTAGTCGAGTTAGAACCAAATGACGATGGTGTGTACATGCTTCTTTGGAACCTGTATCGGTTAACCAACAAGTGGGAAGATGCATTAACGACGAGGAAGCTGATGAGAAATCGGAATATTAAGAAACAACCCGGGTGTAGTTGGATTGAGATCAATGGTCTTGTTCATGAATTTACTGCAGATGGCACCATGGATCAACTTGCCATTGATATGCAGACTTTATTAGAAGTTTTAAATGGTCAATCAAGATTGGTTCATGATGTGTTTATACTTTGA
- the LOC110916167 gene encoding pentatricopeptide repeat-containing protein At2g22410, mitochondrial codes for MKLPPFHTSFSTLSRPTWNSSQTTLLIKNPTLLAIESCNSMPMLKQIHAQMTRTGLIFHVFPLSRLLTFCALSETGDLPYAQRLFNQFPNPNVYMWNIMIRGYLKSQLHVKGLSLFRLMVRKCVELDRRSFVFGLKACEGLGVGESVHCLIWKVGFCWDLVVRNGLVHFYGERGRLGCARKVFDESPERDVVCWTSLINGYVKQGMSDEGLRVFELMKGSGVEPNEITMIAVFSACSQKGDLELGKSVHDYVKRMNVNMSLNLMNSVLDMYVKCGSLVTAIEIFESMRIRDVFSWTSMINGYAKNGDLVMARKVFDEMPERNIVSWNAMIAGYSQNNKPKEALEVFYEMENAGLVPLESTLVCVLSACAQSGCLDLGQWLYSNYFTRTRIHLTVTLGNAFIDMYAKCGNIDAAVELFNKMQDKDLVSWNSMIVGFASHGHAVKALNVFKQMREMGYKPDEITFVGVLSACSHGGLLAQGRRYFKEIENNYGLKPTVEHYACMIDLLGRSGLLDEAYGLITEMPMEPDKAVWGAILNACRMHNNLDLGKLATEKLINLDPNDSGIYVLMESLCATRCEWDEVKNVRSMMRGNGVKKTPGRSSIEVEGEFHEFLVADKSHPKSENIYKVLGEIILFSRLEDASDVNLSFD; via the coding sequence ATGAAACTCCCTCCTTTCCATACTTCATTCTCCACCCTATCTAGACCCACATGGAATTCTTCACAAACCACTCTCCTCATCAAAAACCCAACTCTATTGGCTATAGAATCATGCAATTCAATGCCCATGTTGAAGCAAATTCATGCACAAATGACACGAACAGGCCTCATTTTTCATGTATTCCCATTAAGCAGACTCTTAACCTTCTGTGCATTATCCGAAACAGGAGACCTACCTTATGCTCAACGCCTGTTTAACCAGTTCCCTAACCCCAACGTTTACATGTGGAATATCATGATCAGAGGGTATTTAAAATCACAATTGCACGTAAAAGGTTTGTCTTTGTTTCGTTTAATGGTTCGGAAGTGTGTCGAATTGGACCGGAGGAGCTTTGTGTTTGGTTTGAAGGCGTGTGAGGGTTTAGGGGTTGGGGAATCGGTGCATTGTTTGATTTGGAAAGTGGGATTTTGTTGGGATTTGGTTGTGCGGAATGGGTTGGTTCATTTTTATGGGGAGAGAGGGCGGTTGGGTTGTGCACGCAAGGTTTTCGATGAAAGTCCTGAGAGAGATGTTGTTTGTTGGACTAGTTTGATTAATGGGTATGTGAAGCAAGGGATGTCGGATGAGGGGTTGCGAGTTTTTGAATTGATGAAAGGTAGTGGGGTTGAGCCTAATGAGATCACGATGATCGCCGTGTTTTCTGCGTGTTCGCAGAAAGGGGATTTGGAGTTGGGGAAGTCGGTTCATGATTATGTTAAAAggatgaatgttaacatgagtCTTAATTTGATGAATTCGGTGTTGGATATGTATGTTAAATGCGGATCTTTGGTTACTGCAATAGAGATTTTTGAGAGTATGAGAATCCGGGATGTTTTCTCGTGGACGAGTATGATTAACGGGTATGCTAAGAATGGGGACTTGGTTATGGCAAGgaaggtgttcgatgaaatgcctgaGAGAAATATTGTATCGTGGAATGCGATGATCGCAGGCTATTCTCAAAACAATAAACCAAAGGAAGCTCTAGAAGTCTTTTATGAAATGGAAAATGCAGGTTTGGTTCCTTTAGAGAGCACTTTAGTATGTGTGCTCTCTGCTTGTGCTCAATCGGGTTGCTTGGATTTAGGTCAATGGTTGTACTCTAATTACTTCACGCGAACACGTATTCATCTTACGGTAACACTAGGAAATGCGTTTATAGACATGTATGCCAAGTGTGGGAACATTGATGCAGCGGTAGAGCTCTTTAATAAAATGCAAGATAAAGATTTAGTATCTTGGAACTCCATGATTGTCGGTTTTGCTTCCCATGGGCATGCAGTGAAAGCCCTTAATGTTTTTAAACAAATGCGAGAAATGGGATACAAACCCGACGAGATCACATTTGTCGGTGTGCTATCAGCTTGTAGTCATGGAGGTTTACTCGCTCAAGGAAGACGTTACTTCAAAGAGATTGAGAACAATTACGGGTTAAAACCAACAGTTGAACATTATGCATGCATGATCGATTTACTTGGAAGAAGTGGGCTTTTGGACGAAGCTTATGGACTGATAACGGAAATGCCGATGGAACCTGATAAAGCTGTTTGGGGTGCAATTCTTAACGCCTGCAGGATGCACAACAATCTTGATCTCGGTAAACTTGCTACTGAAAAACTCATAAATTTAGATCCAAATGATAGTGGTATTTATGTGCTTATGGAGAGTTTATGTGCTACTAGATGTGAATGGGATGAAGTAAAAAATGTTAGAAGTATGATGAGAGGGAACGGTGTTAAGAAAACTCCGGGTCGAAGTTCTATAGAAGTGGAGGGCGAGTTTCATGAGTTCTTGGTTGCTGATAAATCACACCCGAAATCTGAAAATATATACAAAGTGTTGGGTGAAATAATATTGTTTTCGAGGTTGGAAGATGCATCCGATGTTAACTTGTCTTTTGACTAG